A region of the Fusobacteria bacterium ZRK30 genome:
GAGCAGTATATATCCATCCTCAAATGAGTTTAGTATTAGATTATACCTCTGGTATCACTACCTTTGGTACCAGTATAGTTCCTATGCCAAACTACCCTGTTTCTATAGGGTTGGCTGCCCAGGATCTCTTCAAAGAGGATAAAGCTGTAGATGAGGTTAAATTTTTAGGTACATTGTCGGTAGGTTTCGCATTCTAATTTTTTACAATGGAGGTAATTTATATGAAAAAGATATTTTTAATATTTGCCCTCACTGCTCTCATGAGTATAGGGGCAAATGCTGAGGAAAATAGTAATGATAATAATGTACAAGCACAGCAGCAGGGAGATGTTACAGCTACTGCTGCCCCTGCTCCTCAAAGCAACCTTGCAGATTCATTTATGGCTGCTTTTGGGATGGAAGTAGATGCCGGCGGCAGCGGTGATGCCGGTCCTGGTATGGGAGAAGGAAGTTCCGGAGGTACAATGGCAGTAGGAATGTCTACTATTTCAACTACTTCTACCAATCAGGTAACACCACCTTTCACACCGTACAGCTATCAGAAATAATTTTTTATAAAAAAAGCTCTCAATCTTGAGAGCTTTTTCTTCTCTTTCTAAATCTTCATGGCCTCTACAGGCTGGAGCTTGGCTGCTTTGTACGCCGGAAGACTCCCAAAAACTATCCCCAGCCCGACCGAAGTTACAAACACAGTCACTATCTGATCGACATAATAGATAGATGGAATTCCTATTACCTTACCAACTACATATGCTCCTCCACATCCAAAGACAATTCCTATCCCCCCCCCTATGGTAGAAAGAACGGTAGATTCCAGTAAAAATATCTTCAGTATATTTTTTTCACTCATCCCCATAGTTCTCAGGATTCCTATACTGGGAGTCATCTCTCGGACCGAATTTAACAATAAATTGCTTATCCCCAGCCCTCCCATTACAAGGGCTACTATCCCCACTGCTCCCAAGAATATATTAATCATGTTTTTTATCTTTTCAATTTTTTGATATCTGACATTTCCTTCCAGGACCGTATACCTGTTCCTGTAATTTTTTCTGGACAATATCTCGATCAAATAATCTGTAGTCTCCTCTATATCTTCTCTATCCCTGTAGGTAACTACCACCGTATTTATACTTCTGGTACTTCCTAAATTATTATATTCATCTATATCCATGTATATAGTTCCTATTCCCAGGGTACTTCCCAAGTCTTCCCTGTATACTCCTGTTACCCGGAGCTCTACAGGTTTTCCTGTACTTAGGTTTATTTGAAATATTTTTCCTACTGCATGGGATGTCTTAAATATTTTTTCAGCAGTTTTATTTCCTATCAATACTTCCCTGCCTCTAATATTACTGCTCCCTTCTACCTCTAATTCCTTACCCTGGATGGCAGATTTAGTATACCCTTCTACCTTTATCTTATTCAGTTCATCATAATTAACTGTCATATTCATCTCAGGAGAAAATACATAGTCCACTATAGGCATATTTTCCAGTAGTTTTATATCTTCCAGGTTATATCCCCGGCTGCTCCCTATTAGAACTCTGTTCTCTGCTATGCTGGCCAGATCTTTTTTTACTGCTGCTTCTCCTCCGCTGGATATGGCAAAAATTCCCATAATGGACGCTACCCCTATTATTATTCCCATAAGGGGTGCTGCACTACGGAGTTTATTACCTATAATAATTTTTTTTACCATCCAAAAAACCATATTTTTTCTCCTTTAAACTTTTTATACAAATTAAAATTATTGCCGTAGATTATTAAAACCGAATTTCTTATACTAAGATCACTAGGAAAAAACTAGAGAACTCTCTAAGAGAATCTTCTTTCTTGCTTTTAAACGAAGTTTATAGTCATTTTGCTTCAGCAGTAATGTTTCTACAATGACGATCGTGACTTACTTTCTAAGACAAGATGATTTTAGGTTTGTTTTCTCTATTTTGAGATTCATATTTAAAATTCATTCTAAGGTAGAATTAATTTTGATACTCATGAAATCTCCATAAAAGAAAGAGTTATTTTACCATTACCTTCTCCCCATCTCTCACCTTAAACGGATTTACAACTACTTCCATCCCTTCTGGCAGATTCAAAACTTCATATTTAGACAGGGTCTTTATCCCTGTCTGTATTTCTACCTTTCTGGCCCTGTTGTTTTCAACGATATAAACATAATTTTTTCCATTTTCCTCTATTACAGAAAAAGCA
Encoded here:
- a CDS encoding ABC transporter permease; amino-acid sequence: MVFWMVKKIIIGNKLRSAAPLMGIIIGVASIMGIFAISSGGEAAVKKDLASIAENRVLIGSSRGYNLEDIKLLENMPIVDYVFSPEMNMTVNYDELNKIKVEGYTKSAIQGKELEVEGSSNIRGREVLIGNKTAEKIFKTSHAVGKIFQINLSTGKPVELRVTGVYREDLGSTLGIGTIYMDIDEYNNLGSTRSINTVVVTYRDREDIEETTDYLIEILSRKNYRNRYTVLEGNVRYQKIEKIKNMINIFLGAVGIVALVMGGLGISNLLLNSVREMTPSIGILRTMGMSEKNILKIFLLESTVLSTIGGGIGIVFGCGGAYVVGKVIGIPSIYYVDQIVTVFVTSVGLGIVFGSLPAYKAAKLQPVEAMKI